In one Oryza glaberrima chromosome 2, OglaRS2, whole genome shotgun sequence genomic region, the following are encoded:
- the LOC127761539 gene encoding nicotianamine aminotransferase 1-like, whose protein sequence is MEGVGGGKRRGDDGAEAAPRWRFSRPSSQGGPLAAAGLTSIRAVLNRVNSSVDAAAAGGPRPVLRLGNGDPTASACYRTAPAAEDAVVDALRSGAHNGYSLTVGVLSARRAIAEYLSRDLPYELSANDIYLTSGCVQAIEVMISVLAQPGSNILLPKPGFPLYESRTTFSNLEVRHFDLIPERGWEVDLEGVQAIADENTAAIVVINPSNPCGSVYSYDHLAKIAETARKLGLLIIADEVYDHLAFGNNPFIPIGVFGKTVPVITLGSISKRWLVPGWRLGWIATCDPNGILKEAKVNQSIENYINISTDPATFVQGAIPQIIANTKEDYFNKILDQLRNAADLCYDKIKDIKGITCPHKPEGSMFVMVKLDLSYLDGFHDDMDFCCRLAKEESVIVLPGSALGLKNWVRITFAIDIPSLVDAFERIKSFCQRHGKLEN, encoded by the exons ATGGAGGGTGTCGGTGGCGGCAAGCGCCGCGGGGACGACGGGGCGGAGGCCGCGCCGCGGTGGCGCTTCTCCCGGCCGTCGTCGCAGGGCGGGCCCCTGGCGGCCGCCGGCCTCACGAGCATCCGCGCGGTGCTCAACCGCGTCAACTCctccgtcgacgccgccgccgccggcgggccgcGCCCCGTCCTGCGGCTCGGCAACGGCGACCCCACCGCGTCCGCCTGCTACCgcaccgcgcccgccgccgaggacgccgtcgtcgacgcGCTCCGCTCCGGAGCGCACAACGGCTACTCCCTAACCGTCGGCGTCCTCTCGGCGCGCCG TGCTATTGCAGAATACCTATCTCGAGATCTTCCATATGAGCTTTCGGCAAATGATATTTACCTGACCTCCGGATGTGTCCAAGCGATTGAAGTCATGATCTCTGTTTTGGCTCAGCCTGGATCCAACATCTTACTTCCCAAACCCGGCTTTCCATTGTATGAATCACGGACTACATTCAGCAATCTAGAGGTTCGACATTTCGATCTCATTCCAGAGAGAGGCTGGGAGGTAGACCTAGAGGGTGTGCAAGCTATTGCTGATGAGAACACTGCTGCAATTGTCGTGATCAATCCCAGTAACCCTTGTGGAAGCGTGTATTCGTATGATCATTTGGCAAAA ATTGCTGAGACCGCCAGGAAACTTGGTTTGCTGATAATTGCTGATGAGGTATATGACCATTTGGCATTTGGGAATAATCCTTTTATACCTATTGGTGTTTTTGGGAAGACCGTCCCAGTGATCACCTTGGGATCTATTTCAAAAAGATGGCTTGTACCTGGTTGGCGACTTGGTTGGATAGCAACATGTGATCCAAATGGCATTTTAAAGGAAGCCAAG GTTAACCAATCAATTGAGAACTATATTAACATCTCAACTGATCCTGCAACATTTGTTCAG GGAGCAATCCCTCAAATTATAGCCAACACAAAAGaagattacttcaacaaaattCTCGATCAATTAAGGAACGCAGCGGATTTATGTTATGATAAAATAAAGGACATCAAGGGCATTACATGTCCACACAAGCCAGAGGGATCAATGTTTGTGATG GTAAAATTGGATCTCTCTTACTTGGATGGCTTCCATGATGATATGGACTTCTGCTGCAGGTTGGCAAAAGAGGAGTCTGTGATAGTTTTGCCAG GGAGTGCATTAGGATTGAAGAATTGGGTTCGCATCACTTTCGCCATCGATATACCATCTCTTGTGGATGCCTTTGAAAGGATAAAATCTTTCTGCCAGAGGCATGGCAAACTGGAAAACTAA